A segment of the Candidatus Protochlamydia naegleriophila genome:
GTTAAGTACAATTTCGCCGTTAGTCAACCCCCACAAAACGACCCCTTCGCGTGTTTTTTGATCTTCCGTGTATTTGACGTCAAAAAGAAGGTAGGGATAGAATTTGTAGATAGTTTCTTGAAATGTTTTTTTATCATTGCCCAGCAATTCTTGCCGATGAGCATTCATGATTTGCTCAGGCGTATATTTCGATTCTAACGTAGCGATGTCTTGATTATCGACATAGTGGAAAAGGTGATCTTTCCAGTCAGCTACTGTAGAGCTATTTTCCCAAGCCCACCATCCTGCAATCGTGCTAGCAACCAATAATCCAATCAGGGGCAAACGAAAAGAATATCCTCCCTGATCATAACTCTCTTTTTTACCCATATCACTCCGAACTTCGTTCACCTAAATCAGGTGGATTTCGTTAATAAAAAAAAGATAAAATGACTGACGATTAATCTGCAAGTCACTTTATCTTTTAAGCGTAGACTTTAGTCTTTCATAGAGAGCAAGAACTCGACGTTGCTACCAGTTTTCTTTAAACGGTTGATCAACAGGTTCATTGCGTCGCCCGGAGCTAAATCGGCAACGGCTTGACGAAGAAGATAAATCTTCTCTAGCTCGTTGGGATGATAGAGCAACTCTTCTTTACGCGTACCACTCTTGATCAAGTCGATAGCAGGATAAGTGCGACGATCAGCCAAGCGACGATCGAGCACGAGTTCCATGTTACCAGTACCCTTGAATTCTTCGAAAATGACCTCATCCATACGCGAGCCGGTGTCAATCAAAGCTGTTGCGATGATGGTCAATGAGCCGCCTTGTTCGATATTGCGTGCTGCACCGAAGAAACGCTTAGGTTTATGCAAGGCGTTGGCATCGATACCACCAGTCAGGATTTTACCTGAATGTGGCTGAATCGTATTATAGGCCCTGGCCAAGCGAGTGATAGAGTCTAAAAGAATAACAACGTCATTGCCATGCTCGACTAAGCGGCGTGCTTTTTCGATTGCCATTTCAGCGACTTGGACGTGTCTTTCTGGCGGTTCATCAAACGTTGAAGAGATGACTTCGCCTTTGACAATGCGTTGCATGTCGGTGACTTCTTCAGGACGCTCGTCGATGAGTAGAACGATTAAGACGATTTCAGGATTGTTGCATGCAATGGCATTGGCAATATTCTGCAGTAAAATCGTTTTTCCAGATCGGGGAGGTGCTACGATGAGGCCCCTTTGCCCTTTACCGACAGGCGCTGCCAAATCTAGAACACGGGTTGACAATTTTTCTTTGGTAGTCTCCATCACGATTCTTTCGTTAGGATAGAGAGGAGTTAAGTTTTCAAAGAGAATGCGTTCTTTGGCTTTTTCTGGTGGGCGGCCGTTAATTTTATCCACTTTGAGCAAGGCAAAATACTTTTCCTTGTCCTTTGGTGGACGAATGGTTCCGCATAGGGTATCGCCTTTTTTTAAGTCGAAACGGCGGATCTGAGCTGGTGAAACATAGATATCTTCGGCAGAAGGGAGGTAGTTGTAGTTGGGAGAGCGTAAGAAGCCAAAGCCGTCTGGTAGGATTTCAAGTACACCTTCTCCATAGAGCACTTCATTTGGATTTTCTGAGATCGCTTTAACAATTTCAAACACCATCTGCGACTTGGTTAAAGAACCAAGATGCTTGAGTCCAATTTTTTTGCCATATTGGTTAAGCTGATCAATATTCATCCGTTGGATGTCAGCAATTTTAGTGATGATCTCTGGTTGAGATCTCTCCTGACCAGCTGTTTGAGTCGCCTGTTCAGGATTTTGCTTATCACATGCATTATCCTCAAATGTCATCGAGGTGTCTAAGGGTGTATTCTCTGTATTCTCTGGGTCCATTAAAAGCAAGACTCCAATGTAAATAGGTTAATTGATTGATCCTACGACCCATTGCAGGAAGAGGATATGGATAAACGATCGCAGATAGGCCTCCCTCTTAGAGAATTTTTTTAAGTTAAAAAATCTGCTAAGAAGATTTCTGAAAACTCAATTAGCCTGGTTTTGTTGGTAATTCAGTTTTGAGAGACATGCTTAGCCTTCTGTTAACTCTTGATATAACTCTCTTAGCGGCTGCTGAAGATCAGAAATCGCTCCATTGTTCATAATGACGTAATCGGCTCGAATGGCTTTTTCCATCGGGAGCATTTGCTCTGCCATCCTCTTGTCAAACTCTTTGCGATCGTAGTGAGTAGCCTTATTAAAGCGCTCAAAACAAGCATCTTCGTTGGCCACAACGGCGATGACCGCATCGAACCGCTTTTCTCCGTCACTTTCAAATAAAAGGGGAATTTCAGCTATGAAGAGAGGGAATTGATTTTTATCCTGTTGTTTTTGATATTGTTGTTCTATTTCGTCATATACAGCTGGATGAAGAATCTCTTCTAAACTCTTTAACAGCTGATTGTCTAGAAAGACCCGCTGGGCAACTCGAGATCGATCAATTTGTTGGTTAACAAGTATGCCTGTTCCCAATAATTTAACGACCCGTTGGCTAACGTTTGCATCAGAAGACAATAATTGATGAACGATTTCGTCAGCGCTTACGACGTAAGCCCCAAGTTCTTTTAAGATACGACAAACCGACGATTTGCCACACGAAAGACTGCCTGTAATGGCTACTTTTCTTAATTTTAACATTCTTTCCAATTTTTGCCAATATGGATGTCGACGACTAAGGGGACTCTCAGCGGCATCACGTTTTCCATGGTTGTGCGAACAAGCTGCGAAACAGAGTGCAATTCTTCATTCGGTACTTCAAAAATCAATTCATCATGAATCTGCAAAATCATGTAAGCTTTGTTGTGCTCCTGCATGAGCTGCTGATGGATCTGAAGCATGGCTGTCTTGATTAAATCAGCTTGTGTTCCCTGTATGGGCGTATTGACGGCAAAGCGATCTGCTGTTGCTCGAATCATGGCGTTTTGGCTCTTAATCTCTGGAAGGAGTCTCTCGCGGCCCATCATGGTCACAGCCTTGCCTGTTTGACGAGCCGATGCTTTGCAAAACTCCAGAAATTCTTTAACTTTACTATAGCGCTGAAAGTATAGCTGAATAAAGGTGGCGGCGGTTTTATTGTCAATCCCGAGCTCTTGAGCCAGGCCAAAAGCTTGCTGGCCGTAAATGATACCAAAATTGACTGCCTTAGCCTGATGACGCTGCTCCTTTGATACGTCTTGCAAAGGAACATTAAATATGAGGGAGGCGGTAAAGGCATGAATGTCTTCATTCATGCTAAAGGCGTTGATCAAGGCCGGGTCTTCGCTTAAGTGGGCCAGCAAACGGAGTTCGATCTGGGAATAGTCGGCTGCAAGGTAGCTCCACCCCTCTTTCTGTGGGCGAAAGGCCTCTCTGATTTTACGTCCCACTTCGGTGCGAACGGGAATATTTTGCAAGTTGGGGTCTTGACAAGCTAGACGCCCAGTTGCTGCAACTGATTGATTGAAATTGCAGTGAATGCGTTGAGTTTTGAGATTGACTTCCTGTGGCAGTGTATCAACATAAGTTGAGCGCAGCTTTTCCAATGTGCGGTACTCTAGCAATTTGCCGGCAATGGGATAATTATTTTTTAGGCTTTCCAGGACCTCTGCATTCGTTGAATGGCCGGTGGCTGTTTTCTTTGGAGGTTTGATACCTAGCTTGGTGAATAAAATCTGGCTGAGCTGCTTAGGAGAATTGAGATTGAAGGGCTCGCCTGCCATATCATAAATGACTTCTTCAAGAGTTCGAATCTCTGCTCCAATATCGTGTGACAAGTCTTTGAGATAGGCTGTGTCGACAAAGATTCCTTTCCTTTCCATATGTGCCAAGACCGGCAGTAGGGGGAGCTCGAGATCGAATAAAAGTGAAGAGAGGGAGCGCTCTTGCAGCTGAGAGCTTAAAGCCTCTTTGATTCGAATGGTATAGTCGACATCTTCACAGCAATAGTTGCAGACCTTGTCTAAGGGAACTTCTTTCATGCTGATCTGACTTTTACCTTTACCGATCAAGTCTTGGATGGGGATCTTGACTTTGTCAAAGAGGTCGAGGGATAAGTAGTCTAGGGAGTGCCGGCGGCTGTGGGAATTCAGTACATAAGAGGCTAAAATGGTATCGAAGCAAATATTGGCAACGCAGATATCGTAATTGGCTAACACATGATAGTCGTACTTAAAATTGTGCCCATAGAAGCCAATTGCAGGATTTTCTAATAAGGGCTTGAGCTTGCTTAAGACGGTTTCTTGAGTCAGCTGTCCATTTACAGGAATATACCAAGCCTTCTTGGGATCTACTCCAAGTCCAATGCCTACAAGTTCTGCTCTTAAAGGGGAGATATCGGTTGTTTCGGTATCTAAGCAGATCTCTTTTTGCTCTGACAAATAAGCAATGAGTTCATCGAGGCTTTGTTCATCGTTGATGAGCAGATAAGAGACCTCTTCTTCAACCGCGGTTAGATCGATTCCAGGCTCTGAAGGAATGTCCATTTCGCGGATCAAAGTGGTAAAATTCATTGTCCCATAAAAATCTTTTAAAGCCTGCCAAGAGGGTGTGGCGAGTTTGAAAAAGTCGGCTTCTTTGGGGAAATCGACTGCCGTATTGATGGTCACAAGTTTTTTGCTAAGCAAAACCTTTTCCCGCTCGGCAATCAAGGTATCCTGCTTTTTCTTGCCCGATACTTCGTGCGGGTGG
Coding sequences within it:
- the rho gene encoding transcription termination factor Rho; its protein translation is MDPENTENTPLDTSMTFEDNACDKQNPEQATQTAGQERSQPEIITKIADIQRMNIDQLNQYGKKIGLKHLGSLTKSQMVFEIVKAISENPNEVLYGEGVLEILPDGFGFLRSPNYNYLPSAEDIYVSPAQIRRFDLKKGDTLCGTIRPPKDKEKYFALLKVDKINGRPPEKAKERILFENLTPLYPNERIVMETTKEKLSTRVLDLAAPVGKGQRGLIVAPPRSGKTILLQNIANAIACNNPEIVLIVLLIDERPEEVTDMQRIVKGEVISSTFDEPPERHVQVAEMAIEKARRLVEHGNDVVILLDSITRLARAYNTIQPHSGKILTGGIDANALHKPKRFFGAARNIEQGGSLTIIATALIDTGSRMDEVIFEEFKGTGNMELVLDRRLADRRTYPAIDLIKSGTRKEELLYHPNELEKIYLLRQAVADLAPGDAMNLLINRLKKTGSNVEFLLSMKD
- the polA gene encoding DNA polymerase I; protein product: MDKLYILDASGYIYRSYFAIRQMTNAKGESTNALFGFIRSVLKLIKDFNPSHLVAVFDGPNNARSRTELYADYKAHRKEMPKDLLYQILWAQQFCQLMGIPELMVPNVEADDTMGSVAQWAANMQATTYLCTSDKDMCQLVTDRILILNTFKENLILASEDVKEQFGVKPEQMIDFLAIMGDASDNVPGLSGFGPKTAADLLEKFGTLDYLLDHPHEVSGKKKQDTLIAEREKVLLSKKLVTINTAVDFPKEADFFKLATPSWQALKDFYGTMNFTTLIREMDIPSEPGIDLTAVEEEVSYLLINDEQSLDELIAYLSEQKEICLDTETTDISPLRAELVGIGLGVDPKKAWYIPVNGQLTQETVLSKLKPLLENPAIGFYGHNFKYDYHVLANYDICVANICFDTILASYVLNSHSRRHSLDYLSLDLFDKVKIPIQDLIGKGKSQISMKEVPLDKVCNYCCEDVDYTIRIKEALSSQLQERSLSSLLFDLELPLLPVLAHMERKGIFVDTAYLKDLSHDIGAEIRTLEEVIYDMAGEPFNLNSPKQLSQILFTKLGIKPPKKTATGHSTNAEVLESLKNNYPIAGKLLEYRTLEKLRSTYVDTLPQEVNLKTQRIHCNFNQSVAATGRLACQDPNLQNIPVRTEVGRKIREAFRPQKEGWSYLAADYSQIELRLLAHLSEDPALINAFSMNEDIHAFTASLIFNVPLQDVSKEQRHQAKAVNFGIIYGQQAFGLAQELGIDNKTAATFIQLYFQRYSKVKEFLEFCKASARQTGKAVTMMGRERLLPEIKSQNAMIRATADRFAVNTPIQGTQADLIKTAMLQIHQQLMQEHNKAYMILQIHDELIFEVPNEELHSVSQLVRTTMENVMPLRVPLVVDIHIGKNWKEC
- the coaE gene encoding dephospho-CoA kinase (Dephospho-CoA kinase (CoaE) performs the final step in coenzyme A biosynthesis.), producing MLKLRKVAITGSLSCGKSSVCRILKELGAYVVSADEIVHQLLSSDANVSQRVVKLLGTGILVNQQIDRSRVAQRVFLDNQLLKSLEEILHPAVYDEIEQQYQKQQDKNQFPLFIAEIPLLFESDGEKRFDAVIAVVANEDACFERFNKATHYDRKEFDKRMAEQMLPMEKAIRADYVIMNNGAISDLQQPLRELYQELTEG